A single region of the Rhizobium grahamii genome encodes:
- a CDS encoding glycosyltransferase family 2 protein produces the protein MSTEHPRLSIVIPAYNVADFIVPAVQSALDQTFRNLEVIVVDDGSTDATPARLADLAAKRRDARLRIVRQDNGGLSAARNTGIREARGEYIGFLDGDDLWCEDKAAAHIALMDSDPAIGISFSASELLEEDGRRTGNVQSPDITKPSLHQMILRNHVGNGSTPVVRRTCFEVAGDFREDLRSCEDYEIWCRILWLTDATAVGLSAPLTFYRMRKSSLSFDVDRFVKQIDAALDIIQSSMREVPPGLISRARAEHYRIAARKAALAGMTDKARDLLKRVFRLRPAIFLTDRRAMATLASLFVPERGLRTVEHVVASFRARGT, from the coding sequence CGGCGCTGGACCAGACTTTCCGCAACCTCGAGGTGATTGTTGTTGACGATGGTTCGACCGATGCCACGCCGGCAAGGCTTGCCGATCTCGCGGCGAAGCGCAGGGATGCTAGGCTAAGGATCGTGCGCCAGGACAATGGTGGGTTGTCTGCGGCCCGAAACACCGGTATCCGCGAGGCGCGCGGAGAGTATATCGGCTTCCTCGACGGCGACGATCTCTGGTGCGAGGATAAGGCCGCAGCACATATCGCCTTGATGGACAGCGACCCCGCCATAGGCATCAGCTTCTCCGCGTCGGAGCTTCTCGAGGAGGACGGCCGCCGAACCGGCAATGTCCAGTCTCCCGACATCACGAAACCGTCGCTACACCAGATGATCCTCCGCAACCATGTGGGAAACGGCTCGACCCCCGTCGTTCGGAGAACCTGTTTCGAAGTCGCCGGCGATTTTCGCGAGGATCTTCGTAGCTGTGAAGACTACGAGATCTGGTGCAGGATACTCTGGTTGACTGACGCGACCGCTGTCGGTCTTTCCGCCCCACTGACATTCTACAGAATGCGGAAGTCGAGCCTGTCCTTCGATGTCGATCGCTTCGTGAAGCAAATCGACGCGGCACTGGACATCATTCAGTCCTCCATGCGGGAAGTTCCCCCTGGCCTGATTTCACGCGCCCGGGCGGAACACTACAGAATTGCTGCCAGGAAGGCCGCTCTTGCCGGCATGACTGACAAGGCGCGTGATCTTCTGAAACGGGTATTCCGGCTGCGACCGGCAATCTTCCTGACGGATCGCCGCGCGATGGCGACGTTAGCCTCGCTTTTCGTCCCCGAACGAGGACTTCGCACGGTGGAACACGTCGTCGCTTCGTTCCGCGCAAGGGGAACCTGA
- a CDS encoding DUF930 domain-containing protein, with protein MAQIASREKRFNPDKIIAYTFHDPVVEPNFIKAPGAVFRSKGEWYRLKYRCSTSGGVLDVTAFDCVIGSKVAPC; from the coding sequence ATGGCGCAGATCGCATCGCGAGAGAAGCGGTTTAACCCCGACAAGATAATCGCCTACACCTTTCATGATCCGGTCGTGGAGCCCAATTTCATCAAGGCACCGGGAGCAGTGTTTCGAAGCAAGGGAGAGTGGTATCGGCTCAAGTACCGTTGCTCGACCAGCGGCGGCGTGCTCGACGTGACAGCATTCGATTGCGTCATTGGCAGCAAGGTCGCCCCGTGCTGA
- a CDS encoding substrate-binding domain-containing protein — MRSLAAKKQLVIVVKGLDNPFFEAINQGCQKWNKENPDSEFECFYTGPASTSDEAGEAQIVQDMLGKAETAAIAISPSNAKLIAQTLKTASPKVPVMTLDADLAAEDSALRKTYLGTDNYLMGARIGEYIKKAKPKGGKICTIEGNPGADNILRRAQGMRDTLTGQKGLTELKGEGGWTEVAGCPVFTNDDGAKGVQAMTDILAANKDLDAFGIMGGWPLFGAPQPYRDLFKPMADKIAKNEFVIGAADTIGDEVAIAREGLVTALVGQRPFEMGYKAPSVMMDLIAGKAVEDPVFTGLDECTKDTVDTCIQK; from the coding sequence ATGAGATCGCTGGCGGCCAAGAAACAATTGGTCATCGTCGTGAAAGGTCTCGACAACCCGTTCTTCGAGGCAATCAATCAGGGTTGCCAGAAGTGGAACAAGGAGAATCCGGACTCCGAATTCGAGTGCTTCTACACAGGTCCGGCATCGACTTCCGATGAAGCCGGCGAAGCGCAAATCGTTCAGGACATGCTGGGCAAGGCGGAAACGGCGGCGATCGCCATTTCTCCCTCGAATGCCAAGCTGATCGCTCAGACGCTCAAGACGGCAAGCCCGAAGGTCCCTGTCATGACGCTCGACGCCGACCTTGCGGCAGAAGACTCGGCACTGCGCAAGACCTATCTCGGCACCGACAACTATCTGATGGGCGCGCGCATCGGCGAGTACATCAAGAAAGCGAAGCCGAAGGGCGGCAAGATATGCACGATCGAGGGCAACCCTGGCGCCGACAACATTTTGCGTCGTGCTCAAGGGATGCGCGACACACTGACCGGTCAGAAAGGCCTGACGGAGCTTAAAGGCGAGGGCGGGTGGACGGAAGTTGCCGGTTGCCCGGTCTTCACCAATGACGACGGTGCCAAGGGCGTTCAGGCCATGACTGACATTCTCGCGGCCAACAAGGATCTCGATGCTTTCGGCATTATGGGCGGTTGGCCGCTGTTTGGTGCGCCACAGCCCTATCGCGATCTCTTCAAGCCGATGGCCGACAAGATCGCCAAGAACGAGTTCGTGATCGGTGCGGCCGACACGATCGGTGATGAAGTCGCGATCGCCAGGGAAGGCCTTGTCACCGCACTTGTCGGGCAGAGGCCGTTCGAAATGGGCTACAAGGCGCCATCGGTGATGATGGATCTGATTGCGGGGAAGGCAGTCGAAGACCCTGTTTTCACCGGGCTCGACGAGTGCACGAAGGATACCGTCGACACCTGCATCCAGAAATAG